A single Sporosarcina sp. FSL W8-0480 DNA region contains:
- the tmk gene encoding dTMP kinase, whose product MSKGKFITFEGPEGAGKTTVIAEIYKRMQKEGLEGILTREPGGIRISEKIRAIILDNDHQEMDGRTEALLYASARRQHLVERIIPALHEGKIVLCDRFIDSSLAYQGHARGLGMDDVMSINAFAIGETMPDVTIFFDISPEDGLQRIAQSGVREQNRLDNEALQFHQKVYEGYKILLKQYPNRIISTDASLPLSEVTENVWKIISSQLISQDNS is encoded by the coding sequence ATGTCAAAAGGAAAATTTATCACATTTGAAGGTCCTGAAGGTGCAGGAAAAACAACTGTGATTGCAGAAATATATAAGAGAATGCAAAAGGAAGGATTGGAAGGGATCCTAACCCGTGAGCCGGGTGGCATCCGCATCTCCGAAAAGATCCGGGCCATCATTTTAGATAATGATCATCAGGAAATGGACGGCAGAACAGAGGCCCTCCTCTATGCATCAGCACGTAGACAGCATCTTGTCGAAAGAATCATCCCTGCGTTACATGAGGGGAAAATCGTCCTTTGCGACCGCTTCATCGACAGCTCACTCGCCTACCAAGGCCATGCAAGGGGGCTTGGTATGGACGACGTCATGTCCATCAACGCATTCGCAATAGGAGAAACAATGCCCGACGTAACCATCTTCTTCGACATTTCACCCGAAGATGGCTTACAACGAATTGCACAAAGCGGAGTTAGGGAACAAAATCGTCTCGACAATGAAGCCCTACAATTTCATCAAAAAGTCTACGAAGGCTACAAAATATTGCTAAAACAATACCCAAATCGCATCATCAGCACAGACGCATCACTCCCATTATCAGAAGTAACAGAAAATGTTTGGAAAATTATAAGTTCTCAACTCATTTCTCAAGACAATTCGTGA
- a CDS encoding ABC transporter permease, with the protein MNKILTICLFEIKRTFKKKSSIVLMLGMPLLFTFLFGSIFGKDTDMSFRIALVDQEQSEFSRGIVQKLVLDEMISYELVESVNADELLANKEVLGIMTLKKGIAQKLLDSEQPISFQPSSNMATAPLVKQQVNQTMQAVEIYVAASQVGGSYFNKSWESVYKGLNQNEGMIQTWTEQRTIGGTSKNPIMGISYSSAGFSIMFVMIMMLSMTGTLIEARQDGIWSRLFTTPVTRFQVMLGYFLSFFTVGWIQFFLLIALSSAMFGVDWGSPVALLLLITSLLLCVVGLGMAIASFVKTVEQQNAIGTLVIISTCMLGGVYWPISMVPDIMQKIANFVPQTWAMEAFTTLISENGSFTDIIMPLSVLVGFAIIFLSIGLSRMKYV; encoded by the coding sequence ATGAATAAAATCTTAACGATATGCCTTTTTGAAATTAAACGCACATTCAAGAAAAAATCGTCGATTGTCCTCATGTTAGGGATGCCGCTATTATTCACCTTCCTGTTCGGAAGTATATTTGGAAAAGACACTGATATGTCATTCCGAATTGCGTTGGTGGATCAGGAACAATCGGAATTTTCAAGAGGCATCGTTCAAAAATTAGTGCTTGATGAAATGATTTCGTATGAGCTTGTTGAGTCTGTTAATGCGGATGAGTTGTTGGCGAATAAAGAGGTGTTAGGTATTATGACGCTAAAAAAAGGGATTGCACAGAAGCTGTTAGATAGCGAACAACCAATTAGCTTTCAACCTTCATCCAATATGGCGACAGCGCCGCTTGTTAAACAACAGGTGAATCAGACGATGCAAGCCGTAGAAATATACGTGGCGGCGTCGCAGGTAGGCGGTTCTTATTTCAATAAAAGCTGGGAATCCGTCTACAAAGGGCTCAATCAGAACGAAGGGATGATTCAAACATGGACCGAACAAAGAACAATCGGTGGTACCTCTAAGAACCCAATCATGGGCATCTCATATAGCTCCGCAGGATTTTCAATTATGTTCGTTATGATTATGATGCTTTCGATGACGGGCACATTGATCGAAGCGAGGCAGGACGGAATCTGGTCGAGGCTGTTTACGACGCCCGTCACCCGTTTCCAAGTGATGCTTGGTTATTTCCTATCTTTTTTCACTGTCGGCTGGATACAGTTTTTCCTTCTTATTGCATTATCGTCAGCAATGTTTGGCGTGGACTGGGGATCACCGGTTGCATTGCTTCTTCTCATCACGTCACTGTTACTCTGTGTTGTAGGTCTCGGAATGGCGATTGCAAGTTTCGTAAAGACTGTCGAGCAGCAAAACGCCATCGGTACATTGGTGATCATTTCGACTTGCATGTTAGGTGGCGTCTATTGGCCGATCAGCATGGTGCCGGACATTATGCAAAAAATTGCTAACTTCGTCCCACAAACGTGGGCTATGGAAGCATTTACGACGTTGATTTCCGAAAACGGCTCCTTCACGGATATCATCATGCCCCTCTCTGTGTTAGTCGGTTTTGCTATCATATTCCTCTCAATTGGACTATCAAGAATGAAATATGTGTGA
- a CDS encoding aminotransferase class I/II-fold pyridoxal phosphate-dependent enzyme: MNQNNRPLVEALEYFKERTPVSFHVPGHKHGLLSSLPEGMRQALSYDYTELTGLDDLHEAEGIIQEAESLLSALYKSKRSFFLVNGSTVGNLAMIHAACGIGDTVIVQRNAHKSVFHAIEMTGARPVLLSPPWDMHTRTPGVLTQEQVEKALTAYPQAKAVILTYPTYYGVTGEELEKIIELCHACSIPVLVDEAHGAHFIVSEPFPRSAIELGADIVVHSAHKTLPAMTMGSFLHIRSELISEEKIAYYLQMLQSSSPSYLLMASLDDARAYAASYRESDKRRFMELRSSFIQELKKINHMEIVETDDPLKLLLRYAGHSGFALQAAFESEGIYAELADPYQALLILPLWNRESNPPLKEWKKKMIAAVTNLGKVDDNPAFLDMVTWPDGISVLAIPPYELVNMETEWISIDNAAGRIAAASLIPYPPGIPLMIKGERITEHHIRALSALIEAGARFQGAIHLEDKKLFVLK; encoded by the coding sequence ATGAATCAAAATAATCGCCCGCTTGTTGAGGCGTTGGAATATTTCAAAGAACGCACCCCGGTATCATTTCACGTGCCGGGGCATAAGCATGGTCTTTTATCCAGCTTGCCAGAAGGGATGCGGCAAGCTCTTTCGTATGATTACACGGAGCTCACAGGACTTGACGACCTCCATGAGGCGGAAGGGATCATTCAGGAAGCCGAAAGCCTGTTGTCCGCACTTTACAAGTCAAAAAGGAGCTTTTTCCTCGTGAATGGCTCCACCGTAGGAAACTTGGCAATGATTCATGCCGCTTGTGGAATAGGTGATACGGTAATCGTACAGCGCAATGCACATAAATCGGTGTTCCATGCGATTGAAATGACGGGTGCACGTCCAGTGCTCCTATCTCCACCTTGGGATATGCATACAAGGACACCGGGCGTCTTAACGCAGGAGCAGGTGGAAAAGGCACTCACTGCATATCCGCAAGCGAAAGCCGTTATCCTTACGTACCCTACGTATTATGGTGTTACGGGGGAGGAGTTGGAAAAGATCATTGAATTATGCCATGCCTGCTCCATCCCCGTCCTTGTCGATGAAGCGCATGGGGCTCATTTCATAGTTAGTGAGCCGTTCCCGCGCTCCGCAATTGAATTAGGCGCTGATATCGTCGTGCATTCAGCACATAAGACGTTGCCTGCCATGACGATGGGATCATTTTTACACATCCGATCTGAACTGATTTCCGAAGAGAAAATCGCATATTATTTACAAATGCTACAGTCCAGCAGTCCATCGTATTTACTGATGGCCTCTTTAGATGACGCAAGGGCCTACGCGGCATCCTATAGGGAAAGTGACAAGCGAAGATTCATGGAATTACGCTCTTCATTTATTCAGGAATTGAAGAAAATCAACCATATGGAAATTGTGGAGACGGACGATCCTTTAAAGTTATTGCTCCGCTATGCAGGCCACTCCGGCTTTGCCTTGCAAGCAGCATTCGAATCAGAAGGGATTTATGCAGAACTTGCAGATCCTTACCAAGCTCTACTTATTTTACCGTTATGGAACAGAGAATCTAATCCCCCTTTAAAAGAATGGAAGAAAAAAATGATTGCAGCAGTCACCAACTTGGGTAAAGTAGATGATAACCCTGCTTTCTTAGACATGGTTACCTGGCCAGACGGAATCTCCGTGCTTGCAATCCCTCCGTATGAATTAGTCAACATGGAGACGGAGTGGATATCTATAGATAACGCGGCAGGACGCATCGCAGCTGCATCTTTAATCCCTTATCCTCCCGGAATTCCATTGATGATAAAAGGTGAAAGAATCACGGAGCACCATATCAGGGCATTATCTGCTTTAATAGAGGCAGGAGCAAGATTCCAAGGTGCGATTCACCTTGAAGATAAAAAGTTGTTTGTATTGAAATGA
- a CDS encoding ABC transporter permease, which translates to MKSLLIAVKDAKIHLKDLKAILMMIIMPILLTVILGSALKGVMGGGSMPETILGVYTSKSNAMSEGVIRTLGENGLAITVEQAESEKQLLDWLDGREIDVALLLPEGWGTDTHRAIVMPISGQETAATLIQQMIETFAQMSHAITNSTTTIMTEAAVLSADGDLIDMEAIQNDLIASIENVMQEQRTYVSEPAEEEMVTSMQYYAAAMAAMFLLFNSMAGGKSFHQERGSETLARLMMTPISSRTILVGKFIGTCLFAWIQFLIFIGATYFLLKVDWGPSLLQILFITFFYIFSVAGLAMVVAAFTASEKMADVVGSMGVQVLALLGGSMLPLSLFPEVMRNIATAIPNSWALSSYTAIMTGTTWSTLWLPATVLLGIGTAAILISSIRLNRRIV; encoded by the coding sequence AAGGCCATTCTGATGATGATCATTATGCCCATTTTGCTGACCGTCATTTTGGGTTCGGCCTTAAAAGGCGTTATGGGTGGAGGAAGTATGCCCGAAACGATTTTAGGCGTCTATACATCTAAGTCTAATGCGATGTCGGAAGGCGTGATTCGGACCTTAGGTGAAAACGGACTCGCAATTACGGTAGAGCAGGCAGAGTCAGAGAAACAGCTGCTTGATTGGTTGGATGGTCGGGAGATTGATGTAGCATTGCTATTGCCGGAAGGATGGGGAACCGATACACATCGAGCCATCGTCATGCCAATCTCCGGGCAGGAAACAGCGGCGACACTCATTCAGCAGATGATTGAAACGTTCGCCCAAATGTCGCATGCAATTACAAATTCGACCACTACAATTATGACGGAAGCTGCAGTGTTGTCTGCGGATGGTGACTTGATTGATATGGAAGCAATCCAAAATGATCTTATAGCTTCAATTGAGAACGTGATGCAGGAACAACGGACGTATGTTAGTGAGCCGGCGGAAGAAGAAATGGTGACTTCCATGCAGTATTATGCCGCAGCTATGGCGGCGATGTTCCTATTATTTAATTCGATGGCAGGTGGAAAGTCATTTCATCAGGAAAGGGGAAGCGAAACGTTGGCGCGGTTGATGATGACACCGATTTCCTCGCGTACAATACTTGTTGGGAAGTTCATCGGCACATGTCTATTTGCTTGGATTCAATTTTTAATCTTCATTGGGGCAACGTATTTTCTATTAAAAGTCGACTGGGGTCCGTCTCTCCTGCAAATCCTCTTCATCACCTTCTTTTATATCTTTTCGGTAGCTGGATTAGCGATGGTTGTAGCCGCCTTTACGGCAAGTGAAAAAATGGCGGATGTCGTTGGAAGTATGGGAGTCCAAGTACTTGCGCTGTTAGGTGGATCGATGTTGCCCTTATCTTTATTCCCAGAGGTGATGCGGAATATTGCCACCGCCATACCGAATTCCTGGGCACTGTCAAGCTACACAGCAATCATGACAGGAACCACCTGGTCAACTTTATGGTTGCCGGCAACTGTTCTCCTTGGTATAGGAACTGCGGCCATTCTTATTAGTTCAATCCGGCTAAACCGGCGGATTGTATAG